One Alicyclobacillus acidoterrestris DNA window includes the following coding sequences:
- the nrdI gene encoding class Ib ribonucleoside-diphosphate reductase assembly flavoprotein NrdI yields the protein MRIFYDSRTGNVRRFLKDCGLDAAPITEEMTVDEPFVLVTYTTGRGQVPRKTQAFLEKNHRYLHGVAASGERNWGRENFAKCADAVCAMYPQAELLLKFEKRGTEKDRERFLERVAALDEGISQVQC from the coding sequence GTGCGTATTTTCTACGATAGCCGCACTGGCAACGTGCGAAGGTTTCTCAAAGACTGCGGGCTCGACGCAGCGCCGATTACGGAAGAGATGACTGTGGACGAACCGTTTGTGCTGGTTACATATACGACTGGTCGCGGTCAGGTTCCGCGCAAGACGCAGGCCTTTCTCGAAAAAAATCATCGCTATCTCCACGGTGTCGCTGCCAGCGGCGAGCGGAACTGGGGGCGGGAGAACTTCGCCAAGTGCGCGGACGCCGTCTGTGCTATGTATCCGCAGGCTGAACTCCTGCTCAAGTTCGAGAAGCGAGGTACGGAGAAAGATAGGGAACGATTCCTGGAAAGGGTGGCAGCACTGGATGAAGGCATATCTCAAGTACAATGCTGA
- a CDS encoding DODA-type extradiol aromatic ring-opening family dioxygenase, whose translation MIPALFIAHGAPLLAIEDNDYTRFLSGLGQALPRPSAVILFSAHWVTGVQQVSGVTEYDTIYDFGGFPDELYQIRYPAKGDRQIVHRIAALLMKDGIPFEVDTTRGLDHGAWIILRLLYPDADVPVISMSVNPRLSAEQQYKIGQSLAWLRANDALIIASGGTVHNLRAVQWQENQVSDWALQFDEWLETQLKEWNLNALFRYATLAPHASLAVPPYGNEHFIPIFYAMGAADDVRKATLLHRSYRYGNLSHSVWQFG comes from the coding sequence ATGATTCCAGCGCTATTTATTGCACATGGTGCACCACTTTTAGCGATTGAGGACAACGATTACACGCGGTTTTTAAGCGGCTTGGGGCAAGCGCTGCCGCGGCCAAGTGCCGTGATCCTATTTTCCGCACACTGGGTGACAGGTGTACAACAGGTCAGTGGGGTTACCGAATACGACACGATTTACGATTTTGGTGGCTTCCCGGATGAACTCTATCAGATTCGGTATCCGGCCAAAGGAGATCGACAAATTGTTCACCGGATTGCAGCGTTGTTGATGAAAGATGGCATTCCGTTTGAGGTCGACACAACACGTGGACTCGATCACGGCGCCTGGATCATATTACGCCTACTTTATCCCGACGCGGACGTTCCCGTTATCTCCATGTCCGTCAACCCTCGGCTTTCAGCGGAGCAACAGTACAAAATCGGGCAATCGTTAGCATGGTTACGCGCAAACGATGCCTTGATTATTGCTAGTGGTGGCACCGTTCACAATTTACGGGCTGTACAGTGGCAAGAAAATCAGGTGAGCGACTGGGCACTGCAATTTGACGAGTGGTTGGAGACGCAACTCAAAGAGTGGAATTTGAACGCATTATTTCGGTATGCTACGCTAGCACCCCATGCAAGCCTTGCGGTTCCACCTTATGGGAATGAACACTTTATCCCGATATTTTACGCGATGGGGGCTGCGGATGATGTTCGCAAAGCCACATTGTTACACAGAAGTTATCGGTACGGAAACTTGAGTCACAGTGTGTGGCAGTTTGGATGA
- the wrbA gene encoding NAD(P)H:quinone oxidoreductase, with the protein MGLFAKIFGKQAKEGTIQMSNVKLAVIYYSSTGTNYKMANAAAQAAREAGAEVKVLKVPELAPEEAIASNPSWKAHVEETRNVPTATAADIEWADAIIFSVPTRFGNVPSQMKQFLDTMGGLWAQGKTVNKVVSAMTSAQNPHGGQEATILSIYTSMYHWGAIVVAPGYTDQVVFGAGGNPYGTSATAVEDGSIDEATTAAIKHQANRVVTVASWVKKGQA; encoded by the coding sequence ATGGGATTGTTCGCCAAAATTTTCGGCAAGCAAGCCAAAGAGGGGACGATACAAATGTCGAACGTAAAATTAGCGGTGATTTACTATAGTTCAACAGGAACAAACTACAAGATGGCGAATGCCGCTGCTCAGGCAGCGAGGGAAGCAGGGGCTGAAGTGAAGGTTCTCAAGGTGCCGGAGTTGGCTCCTGAGGAAGCCATCGCTTCGAATCCAAGCTGGAAGGCACATGTTGAAGAAACGCGGAACGTTCCTACGGCTACAGCGGCTGACATTGAGTGGGCGGATGCCATTATCTTTAGTGTACCGACCCGTTTCGGCAATGTTCCTTCGCAGATGAAACAGTTTCTCGATACGATGGGTGGACTTTGGGCACAAGGCAAGACCGTCAATAAGGTCGTCAGTGCGATGACCAGCGCTCAAAACCCGCATGGCGGCCAGGAAGCAACCATCCTTTCCATCTACACAAGCATGTATCACTGGGGGGCAATCGTTGTTGCGCCGGGTTACACGGATCAAGTTGTGTTTGGCGCTGGTGGTAACCCATATGGTACGAGTGCGACAGCGGTCGAGGATGGCTCCATAGACGAAGCAACGACTGCGGCTATCAAGCACCAAGCGAACCGCGTGGTGACTGTCGCTAGTTGGGTGAAAAAAGGTCAGGCGTAA
- a CDS encoding VOC family protein produces the protein MNFAVDHIVQEVDDLQQVSRAFDALDIRTVVFQNDRSAMAVLHQCTNTYVEYCTPFTNPWRTLAPHRTARKEGEPSRTWVAIRVDDIHACAASLWEQGYMMEGPRYQSVQLPTGEVVESLVLIPRIKSPSGIPLPIFIERGGTEISYMQKHHSVISPDAILNLRSIAIATRDVSAAAETWATLLRRRPTECWIQTDISAYCVRIPLDDNIYIIFCSPVGEGLVARTLREHGDHVFLLNFTGSHYQVDSSICGTVHRMM, from the coding sequence ATGAATTTTGCGGTTGACCATATTGTTCAAGAAGTCGACGACCTACAGCAGGTTTCACGGGCATTTGATGCGCTAGATATTCGGACGGTCGTTTTCCAGAACGACAGGAGTGCTATGGCCGTGTTACATCAATGTACCAACACGTATGTGGAATATTGTACGCCCTTTACGAATCCGTGGCGTACACTTGCACCCCATCGAACCGCGCGAAAGGAAGGGGAGCCAAGTCGTACTTGGGTAGCGATACGCGTCGATGATATACACGCTTGTGCAGCGTCACTATGGGAACAGGGGTACATGATGGAGGGGCCGCGATACCAAAGCGTACAGTTGCCCACGGGTGAAGTCGTCGAATCGCTCGTATTGATTCCTAGAATCAAATCCCCATCTGGCATCCCACTGCCTATTTTCATTGAGCGGGGCGGGACAGAGATCTCGTATATGCAAAAGCATCATTCGGTGATATCGCCAGACGCCATCTTGAATTTGCGGAGCATTGCGATTGCAACTCGGGATGTATCGGCTGCTGCGGAAACGTGGGCGACTTTATTGAGACGACGTCCGACCGAGTGTTGGATTCAGACAGACATTTCCGCCTACTGTGTGCGAATTCCACTTGATGATAATATATACATTATCTTCTGCTCTCCAGTCGGGGAAGGGCTTGTCGCAAGGACGTTGAGAGAGCATGGAGATCATGTATTTCTACTCAATTTCACGGGGAGTCATTATCAAGTAGATAGTTCCATTTGCGGTACAGTGCATCGCATGATGTAG
- a CDS encoding arylamine N-acetyltransferase family protein translates to MHSLRTLFLNRIGVPESENVTFENLDMILEKTARTIPFENLCIMENRTTDITPDNLIDKILKRNEGGLCYELNTIFYLFLIENGFNANLVRGIIFDPTVQQWSKTGRTHVTIIITHDNQQYVVDTGFGGNLPLKPVPLNGEIVKSGNGEFRIEKANSEYGNYLLYMKLKHKDDDWKLGYAFDSTRVVENLSELNEVQKIILEHPESPFNKRPLVTKLTERGNMILTDTSFTEKIDGNVQKKEIDSTMFQRLIRDRFGMESG, encoded by the coding sequence ATGCACAGTTTAAGAACGCTGTTTCTCAATAGAATAGGAGTCCCGGAGAGCGAGAATGTCACTTTTGAAAACCTGGACATGATTCTTGAAAAGACTGCTAGAACCATCCCATTTGAAAATTTGTGCATTATGGAGAATCGGACAACCGACATTACACCAGACAATTTAATAGACAAAATACTTAAACGAAACGAGGGCGGACTGTGTTATGAGCTAAATACGATTTTCTATCTGTTCTTAATTGAAAATGGATTCAATGCGAACCTCGTTCGAGGCATTATATTCGATCCTACCGTTCAACAGTGGAGTAAAACGGGAAGAACACATGTAACCATCATCATCACGCACGATAATCAACAATATGTGGTGGATACTGGATTTGGAGGGAACTTACCTTTAAAGCCGGTGCCATTAAACGGAGAAATCGTGAAATCAGGCAACGGAGAGTTCCGAATAGAAAAGGCGAATAGTGAGTACGGTAATTACCTTTTGTACATGAAATTAAAGCATAAGGATGATGACTGGAAACTTGGTTATGCTTTTGATTCTACAAGAGTCGTTGAGAATCTTTCTGAACTGAATGAAGTACAAAAAATAATCTTAGAGCATCCAGAATCTCCGTTTAACAAAAGACCGTTAGTTACGAAACTAACAGAACGAGGCAACATGATTTTAACGGATACATCGTTTACCGAAAAAATTGACGGGAACGTGCAGAAAAAAGAGATCGACAGCACGATGTTTCAGAGGCTGATTAGAGATAGATTTGGCATGGAAAGTGGTTGA
- a CDS encoding tyrosine-type recombinase/integrase produces MSYVGHEFGFHDLRHTHATWLLGSNVDLKTVRQTLGQKREQTRTCRSFLDGIRKPLDKSRGFLCSYGPTRTRT; encoded by the coding sequence ATCAGCTATGTCGGTCACGAGTTTGGATTCCATGATCTTCGCCATACACATGCCACCTGGTTATTGGGAAGCAACGTTGATTTGAAGACAGTCCGTCAAACATTGGGACAGAAGAGAGAACAAACTAGGACTTGTAGATCATTTTTAGACGGCATCAGAAAACCCCTTGATAAATCAAGGGGTTTTCTGTGTTCATATGGGCCCACTAGGACTCGAACCTAG
- a CDS encoding ribulose-phosphate 3-epimerase has protein sequence MPRTRSNQYPSIVNAPSLFNCDFRDLPAQLDELVGAGVDFFHIDLMDGHYVPNLAFPTKFVSELKKAYPNCTADVHLMVSEPERYIPILAEYGADYVSFHADSTRFARRLITEIQRHGMKAGVVINPSQPMDVVSPYISALDYVVLMTVEPGFAGQRFLSGSLERLEALNALRMETENQPLIEIDGGIDYSSAEACVRRGADILVTGVFVTFEQREGTAAAVRRFASTLAQVPRG, from the coding sequence GTGCCTAGGACACGAAGTAACCAATATCCATCTATCGTGAATGCGCCGTCCTTATTCAACTGCGATTTTCGAGATCTACCGGCGCAACTGGATGAACTCGTCGGAGCCGGAGTGGACTTTTTCCACATTGATCTCATGGACGGCCATTATGTTCCCAATCTCGCCTTTCCAACAAAATTTGTGTCAGAGTTGAAGAAGGCATATCCGAATTGTACGGCAGATGTTCATTTAATGGTCTCGGAGCCGGAACGCTATATTCCAATACTCGCAGAGTACGGCGCAGACTATGTTAGCTTTCATGCTGACAGCACTCGATTTGCCCGCCGGTTAATCACGGAAATACAACGTCATGGAATGAAAGCAGGCGTGGTCATCAACCCATCACAGCCAATGGACGTGGTGTCTCCGTATATTTCGGCGTTAGACTACGTGGTATTAATGACGGTCGAGCCAGGCTTTGCAGGACAGCGATTCCTTAGCGGTTCTCTGGAACGACTGGAAGCACTGAACGCATTGCGGATGGAAACCGAAAATCAGCCATTGATTGAGATTGATGGCGGCATTGATTACAGCTCGGCAGAGGCTTGTGTTCGGCGGGGGGCAGATATTCTGGTTACCGGTGTGTTTGTAACTTTTGAACAACGAGAAGGCACCGCAGCAGCAGTTCGGCGCTTTGCCAGCACACTAGCTCAAGTACCTAGAGGCTGA
- a CDS encoding FtsX-like permease family protein — MTFGQLVRKNVVRQKRLYIGYIASSSVSVMILFMFMNFVYNPAVVGGYMPAGARMVMLVSGWLVALFSVFFIFYFHTAMLRLRGQEFGLLQVLGMTPKQMGRMVIRESAMIDGVALGLGLLFGLLFTKLFLLAVGDLLVLPMEIPFAAPAKSWLVTCIVFILIFALEGALMAFRIRRRGPKHLLFSRRSRQKPPHPSLLLAGLGVVCVAAGYYLAIAQSVRTLETLLDWWSLSPWWSSGRTSSTRRSWYGYSCVCVGAYAPASRC; from the coding sequence ATGACATTCGGCCAACTCGTCCGTAAAAATGTCGTGCGCCAAAAGCGCCTTTACATCGGGTATATCGCGTCGAGCAGCGTGTCCGTGATGATTTTGTTTATGTTTATGAATTTCGTGTATAACCCGGCGGTCGTCGGAGGTTACATGCCCGCAGGCGCCCGAATGGTGATGCTGGTGAGTGGTTGGCTCGTCGCTTTATTCTCTGTGTTTTTCATCTTTTACTTCCACACCGCGATGCTGCGGTTGCGAGGTCAGGAGTTTGGCCTCCTGCAGGTACTAGGCATGACGCCAAAGCAGATGGGCCGCATGGTGATTCGGGAGAGCGCGATGATTGATGGTGTCGCGCTTGGCCTTGGTCTTCTCTTCGGGCTCCTGTTCACAAAACTGTTTCTCTTGGCCGTCGGCGATTTATTGGTACTGCCCATGGAAATCCCGTTCGCTGCGCCCGCCAAGTCGTGGTTGGTCACATGTATCGTGTTCATCCTCATCTTCGCGCTCGAGGGTGCCTTGATGGCGTTTCGCATTCGGCGTCGTGGTCCGAAGCATCTGCTATTCAGCAGACGATCCCGCCAAAAACCCCCACACCCCTCGCTTCTTCTCGCGGGCTTGGGTGTCGTCTGTGTCGCCGCCGGTTACTACTTGGCCATCGCACAGAGCGTGCGGACACTCGAAACGCTATTGGACTGGTGGTCATTATCACCCTGGTGGTCATCGGGACGTACCTCATCTACACGCAGGTCTTGGTATGGGTACTCATGCGTTTGCGTGGGCGCGTACGCACCGGCGTCGCGCTGTTGA
- a CDS encoding ABC transporter ATP-binding protein translates to MPILTANRLVKVYGGEPGAQVRALDGVDFAIEPGEFVAIMGPSGSGKTTLLNILAGLDKPTGGQLVVDGQSVETLSGDALALFRRRKLGFVFQDFNLLDTLTLAASTETGHANRSFRRFCTRCRCWR, encoded by the coding sequence ATGCCGATTCTTACAGCCAATCGGCTGGTGAAGGTATACGGAGGTGAGCCGGGCGCGCAAGTTCGAGCGCTCGACGGTGTGGATTTCGCCATTGAGCCGGGGGAATTTGTCGCCATCATGGGTCCGTCCGGCAGTGGCAAGACGACGCTGCTCAATATTTTGGCAGGGCTCGACAAGCCGACGGGTGGTCAACTGGTGGTTGACGGACAATCTGTCGAAACGCTGTCAGGGGATGCACTGGCGTTGTTTCGCCGGCGCAAACTTGGGTTCGTCTTTCAGGACTTCAACCTTCTCGACACGCTGACGCTAGCCGCCTCGACAGAGACGGGCCACGCGAATCGTTCTTTCAGGAGATTCTGCACACGTTGTCGGTGTTGGAGGTGA